The following coding sequences lie in one Synechococcus sp. PCC 7336 genomic window:
- a CDS encoding cytochrome c oxidase subunit II has translation MSQIPISLLTLVLGVALTLFGLWLGQNNGLLPEQASVQAPLVDNFFNAQLAIAAVLYILVQGAIIWFAIQYRQRPGDDSDGVPIEGNVPLEAFWTLIPAVIVMALGIYSVDIFSQMGGFAPAKVSASATEVTELQPGDLQLVSDGEATDAESLLENKLPTFGFGATRADAASQVEVNVTGLQYAWLFDYPGYDILAGELHIPVDRPIQLNIKAQDVIHSFWVPQFRLKQDALPGQPTQLHFTATRLGTYPVVCAELCGAYHGGMRTTVVVESEEDYAAWLEENQTLALQGQQDALAMAPALDSAFADEHLHHMGLDPAQMPMEMPMERLATQ, from the coding sequence ATGAGTCAAATTCCCATTTCACTGCTGACCCTCGTGCTCGGAGTTGCACTCACGCTGTTCGGGCTGTGGCTCGGACAAAACAATGGTTTACTGCCCGAGCAAGCCTCAGTACAGGCTCCCCTCGTCGATAACTTTTTCAACGCCCAGTTGGCGATCGCTGCTGTCCTTTACATTCTGGTGCAGGGGGCGATTATTTGGTTTGCGATTCAATATCGACAGCGCCCGGGAGATGACTCCGACGGAGTGCCGATTGAGGGCAACGTCCCCCTCGAAGCCTTTTGGACGCTGATCCCGGCAGTCATCGTCATGGCATTGGGTATCTACAGCGTGGATATCTTCTCCCAGATGGGAGGCTTTGCTCCGGCAAAGGTCAGTGCTAGCGCAACTGAAGTCACAGAACTGCAGCCTGGCGATCTACAGTTGGTCAGTGATGGAGAGGCAACTGATGCTGAGTCGCTGCTAGAGAATAAACTGCCCACCTTCGGGTTTGGCGCGACTAGAGCTGACGCGGCATCGCAGGTGGAGGTCAACGTGACCGGCCTGCAATACGCTTGGCTGTTTGACTATCCCGGCTACGATATCTTGGCGGGAGAACTCCACATTCCGGTCGATCGCCCCATCCAGCTCAATATCAAAGCTCAAGACGTGATCCACTCATTTTGGGTGCCGCAATTTCGGCTCAAGCAAGATGCCCTCCCCGGCCAACCCACCCAGTTACATTTCACTGCCACCCGCCTCGGTACCTATCCCGTTGTCTGTGCCGAATTGTGCGGTGCTTACCACGGTGGCATGCGCACCACGGTAGTGGTGGAGTCTGAGGAAGACTATGCCGCTTGGCTAGAGGAAAACCAGACATTGGCCCTACAAGGCCAGCAGGATGCACTGGCAATGGCTCCTGCTTTAGATTCAGCCTTTGCGGACGAGCACCTGCACCATATGGGTCTCGATCCGGCACAGATGCCGATGGAGATGCCAATGGAGAGGTTAGCCACTCAATAG
- the hetL gene encoding heterocyst differentiation pentapeptide repeat protein HetL — MNAEEVLRRYALGDRNFAEAMLQESEILHASLLEANFQQVDFRQARLGQSNFSQTNLRQADLSEALLWGTDFSEADLSAARLRETDLSGAKLIRCNLSGAYLLKAILNGANGNTANFARALLIEADLQSSSDRRTDLGHVNFSHADMSYVRLGGALLFDANLTGARLCRADFTGTLQSGFAAADLTQANLQAADLSYANLKGAILREANLRGADLTGVDLTDVDLSGAVMPDGRIHN, encoded by the coding sequence ATGAATGCTGAAGAGGTATTGCGACGGTATGCTTTAGGCGATCGCAACTTTGCCGAGGCAATGTTGCAGGAATCGGAGATATTGCATGCCAGTCTGCTCGAAGCCAACTTTCAGCAGGTAGATTTTCGGCAAGCTCGCTTGGGACAAAGCAATTTCAGTCAGACGAATCTTCGGCAGGCTGACTTGAGTGAAGCGTTGTTGTGGGGGACAGATTTCAGCGAGGCCGATTTATCGGCAGCCCGATTGCGGGAAACCGATCTCAGTGGGGCTAAGTTAATTCGATGCAATTTGTCTGGGGCCTATCTACTGAAAGCCATTCTGAATGGGGCCAATGGGAATACGGCCAATTTTGCTAGGGCGTTGTTGATTGAGGCCGATCTACAGTCCTCTTCGGATCGCAGAACCGATTTAGGCCATGTCAACTTCAGCCATGCCGATATGAGTTATGTCCGGCTGGGGGGGGCTCTCTTATTCGACGCAAACCTCACAGGGGCAAGACTCTGCCGCGCGGATTTCACTGGCACACTCCAATCGGGCTTTGCAGCAGCCGATCTCACCCAAGCCAATTTGCAAGCGGCCGATCTCAGCTACGCCAACTTGAAAGGTGCGATCTTGCGCGAGGCTAACTTAAGGGGCGCGGACCTGACGGGGGTTGACCTCACAGATGTCGACTTATCCGGGGCTGTCATGCCAGACGGAAGGATACACAACTGA
- the acsF gene encoding magnesium-protoporphyrin IX monomethyl ester (oxidative) cyclase — MVTSAQAPVGKLQHASQPRIRETVLAPRFYTTDFDAAAEMDLSSQRAELEAMLEEMQTDYNRYHFVRDREFEQSWEHIDDETRAAFVDFLERSCSSEFSGFLLFKEMSRKLKQRNPLLSDILNLMARDEARHAAFLNKTMGDFNLAFDLPHLSKSRSYTYFPLPWVLYTVYLSEKIGYWRYITIYRHLEAQPDRRFHPLFKYFKNWCQDENRHGDIFKALVRSQPRLWNNWRARLWVRFFLLSVFATHTLTVHERAEFYESLGLDPTEYDREVIRQTNNTAKGAFPVVLDTDHPEFFQRLHRCSNLNLKMQQIDASKLPPGLKTLRKLPLIASSLWQILRLYAIAPIDCESLRGTVS; from the coding sequence ATGGTTACTTCAGCGCAAGCCCCAGTTGGCAAGTTGCAGCACGCTTCCCAGCCCCGCATTCGGGAAACAGTGCTCGCACCGCGCTTCTACACAACAGATTTTGACGCAGCTGCCGAGATGGACCTCTCTTCTCAGCGGGCAGAGCTTGAAGCCATGCTGGAAGAAATGCAGACGGACTACAATCGCTACCATTTCGTGCGGGATCGAGAGTTCGAGCAATCTTGGGAACATATCGATGATGAAACGCGAGCAGCATTTGTAGACTTCCTGGAACGCTCCTGTTCCTCAGAGTTTTCGGGCTTCTTACTCTTTAAGGAGATGTCGCGCAAGCTCAAGCAGCGCAATCCGTTGCTGTCTGACATTCTGAATTTGATGGCCCGCGATGAAGCTCGACATGCCGCCTTCCTCAACAAAACGATGGGAGATTTCAATCTCGCCTTCGATTTACCCCACTTGAGCAAATCTCGCAGCTATACCTACTTCCCGCTGCCTTGGGTGCTCTATACGGTCTACCTGTCAGAAAAAATCGGCTACTGGCGTTACATCACCATCTATCGCCATTTGGAGGCCCAGCCGGATCGCCGCTTCCACCCCCTGTTCAAATATTTCAAGAATTGGTGCCAGGACGAAAACCGCCACGGCGATATCTTCAAGGCATTAGTGCGATCTCAGCCCCGCCTCTGGAATAACTGGCGAGCTCGTCTCTGGGTGCGCTTCTTCTTGCTGTCAGTATTTGCCACCCATACGCTGACCGTACACGAGCGTGCGGAATTTTACGAATCCCTCGGTCTAGATCCGACTGAATACGATCGGGAAGTGATTCGTCAGACCAACAATACGGCCAAAGGGGCGTTTCCCGTCGTTCTCGACACCGACCATCCCGAGTTTTTCCAGCGATTGCATCGCTGCTCGAATCTCAATCTCAAGATGCAGCAGATCGATGCCAGCAAGCTGCCGCCAGGGCTGAAAACATTGCGAAAGCTACCTTTGATTGCCTCCAGTCTGTGGCAAATTCTGCGGTTGTACGCGATCGCTCCGATTGATTGCGAGTCTCTTCGCGGTACCGTCTCGTAA
- a CDS encoding helix-turn-helix transcriptional regulator encodes MKSSKSMGLSQMSVVDPDVLSQVANYFKLLSEVSRLQVLNCLRSGPMSVNALVEATGLGQANVSKHLKLLTEAGILEREPKGVSAYYSIADPTIFDLCELVCDRISDRLIQQAEAFKQFKAFSTPRSSSLEKSK; translated from the coding sequence ATGAAGTCATCAAAAAGTATGGGCTTATCGCAGATGTCAGTTGTCGATCCAGATGTCCTCTCCCAAGTTGCAAACTATTTTAAGCTGCTTTCAGAAGTCAGCCGACTTCAGGTCTTAAACTGCTTGCGGAGCGGTCCTATGAGTGTGAACGCACTCGTGGAGGCTACAGGGCTCGGACAAGCCAACGTATCCAAGCATCTCAAATTATTAACTGAAGCAGGCATCCTCGAACGAGAGCCAAAGGGCGTTAGTGCTTACTATTCCATCGCCGATCCAACTATTTTCGACTTGTGTGAGTTGGTTTGCGATCGCATTAGCGATCGCTTGATTCAACAAGCTGAAGCATTTAAGCAATTTAAAGCATTTAGTACTCCTAGAAGTTCATCTTTGGAAAAATCTAAATAA
- a CDS encoding TolC family protein translates to MQFSRSVPQRWCPPALAGAIWVSTWAIASPVVWAKPESSQELLTPPTEIADAEWAIAQAGEGTETFSPIDDIQLDRFEETGGFSPIDDIPLGENDIPLGEIERASELLEDGDEAAQLEEEINETFPDRGLVAPPAIVPDDPQDIVTPEAPPLLDFPADLPPVEGIDAAETLQLPNEPFQVRVESIRGLSLDEALARALERNSTIRQAELDVEIARKGVRQARGEFFPQLSTSVNYSFSDPASPDIGSFSAFLIGDGAPATDSNITNVVSGQIRFDFTVIDGGGRIARNLAADRALAVAEFNLAQTIQDVLLDVGESYYSLQLADTTVLVEEADVEESRASLRDAEARQRAGVGTRFDVLQAQSELANNQVELIQALNNQRVSRFDLARLLSFEETVEVAATDPIVPTETWGLSLEETLVLAFENRAEFESLREQVEQLRQNAQNALSNVRPNVSIFSTFDYQAQLQDTFSQTSFIERGYSVGATFNWTFFDGWQSLSAAQQSDLQRQQTRLSFAEARNNIRFEVENAFFSLNSFREQIEAAKVALTSSQEELRLARLRFEAGVGTQTEVLDAQGRLAIARQNLADAVSNYNLTIVQLKRAVNGL, encoded by the coding sequence ATGCAGTTTAGCCGCTCGGTACCGCAGCGATGGTGCCCCCCTGCATTAGCAGGAGCGATTTGGGTTAGCACTTGGGCGATCGCTTCTCCAGTTGTCTGGGCAAAGCCCGAATCCAGTCAAGAATTGCTGACTCCGCCAACGGAGATTGCCGATGCCGAGTGGGCGATCGCTCAGGCAGGCGAAGGGACTGAAACGTTCAGCCCAATCGACGACATTCAACTCGATCGATTTGAGGAAACAGGGGGATTTAGCCCGATCGACGATATCCCACTGGGGGAGAACGATATCCCCCTCGGCGAGATCGAAAGAGCCTCCGAATTATTGGAAGACGGGGACGAAGCCGCACAGCTTGAAGAAGAGATTAACGAAACCTTCCCCGATCGCGGCTTAGTTGCCCCTCCAGCGATCGTTCCTGATGACCCCCAGGATATCGTGACTCCTGAGGCTCCTCCTCTGCTCGATTTTCCGGCTGATTTACCCCCCGTAGAAGGCATCGACGCTGCTGAAACGTTGCAACTGCCAAACGAACCGTTTCAAGTGCGAGTGGAATCGATTCGGGGGCTGTCACTCGACGAAGCTTTGGCAAGAGCTCTCGAACGCAACTCCACGATTAGACAGGCTGAGCTCGACGTGGAGATTGCCCGCAAAGGGGTTAGGCAAGCGCGGGGAGAATTTTTCCCACAGTTATCAACCAGCGTCAACTATAGTTTCAGCGATCCGGCCAGCCCAGATATTGGCTCCTTTTCCGCATTTCTAATCGGCGATGGCGCTCCTGCAACCGATAGCAACATCACGAACGTCGTGAGCGGACAGATTCGGTTTGACTTTACCGTGATTGATGGGGGCGGTCGAATTGCCCGCAATCTAGCAGCAGATCGAGCATTGGCTGTAGCTGAGTTCAACCTCGCTCAAACAATTCAAGATGTGCTGCTCGATGTTGGGGAATCCTATTACAGCCTGCAACTTGCCGATACGACAGTCTTGGTTGAAGAAGCTGATGTAGAAGAATCGCGAGCTAGTTTGCGAGATGCAGAGGCCCGTCAGCGAGCTGGTGTCGGCACTCGATTTGATGTATTGCAGGCTCAATCTGAGTTAGCAAATAATCAGGTAGAGCTGATTCAGGCGCTCAATAACCAAAGGGTATCCCGATTCGATTTGGCCCGATTGTTGAGCTTTGAAGAGACTGTGGAAGTTGCCGCAACCGACCCCATTGTTCCGACAGAAACTTGGGGCCTCAGTCTGGAGGAAACCTTGGTGCTTGCTTTTGAGAATCGGGCTGAATTTGAGAGCCTTCGAGAGCAAGTCGAGCAACTGCGACAGAATGCTCAAAACGCTCTATCGAATGTCAGGCCAAATGTCAGTATCTTTTCCACCTTTGACTATCAGGCTCAGCTTCAAGATACCTTCTCGCAGACATCATTCATCGAACGAGGTTACTCGGTGGGTGCTACATTTAACTGGACCTTTTTCGATGGCTGGCAATCGCTGTCAGCAGCTCAGCAGTCCGACTTGCAAAGGCAGCAAACCCGCCTTAGTTTTGCAGAGGCGAGAAATAACATCCGCTTTGAGGTAGAAAACGCCTTCTTCTCGCTCAATTCTTTCCGCGAGCAAATTGAGGCAGCTAAGGTCGCTTTAACCAGTTCTCAGGAGGAGCTGCGCTTGGCTCGCCTGAGATTCGAAGCAGGGGTAGGCACCCAAACGGAAGTGCTCGACGCTCAAGGGCGGTTAGCGATCGCGCGCCAAAATCTAGCCGATGCGGTGTCTAACTACAATTTGACCATTGTGCAGCTCAAGCGCGCGGTTAACGGTCTCTAG
- the hemF gene encoding oxygen-dependent coproporphyrinogen oxidase yields MSPNVSVESAKTETALQGENLRPPADSRLRVKQFVQTLQDQICQGLEGLDGEACFQEDNWQRPEGGGGRTRVIRDGRVFEQGGVNFSEVWGDSLPAAILTQRPDAIGRGFYATGTSMVLHPRNPFVPTVHLNYRYFEAGPIWWFGGGIDLTPYYPYGEDAVHFHRTIEQACDAHNPHYYPVFKRWCDEYFYLKHRQEARGIGGIFFDYQGDRSPLYAGPNPDGLAATASDRIGPASRSWEEIFAFVQSCGNSFLPAYLPIAERRQQMEYGDRQRDFQLYRRGRYVEFNLLYDRGTIFGLQTNGRTESILMSLPPLTRWEYNYQPEPGTPEAELYETFLKPQDWANWPLVDAEQTIAV; encoded by the coding sequence ATGAGTCCTAACGTATCTGTCGAATCAGCAAAGACTGAAACAGCGCTTCAAGGTGAGAACCTGCGTCCGCCAGCCGATTCTCGCTTGCGCGTAAAGCAGTTTGTCCAAACCCTACAGGACCAGATTTGTCAGGGGTTGGAGGGGCTCGATGGTGAGGCGTGCTTCCAGGAAGACAACTGGCAGCGACCAGAAGGGGGTGGCGGTCGGACGCGGGTGATTCGCGATGGGCGAGTGTTCGAACAAGGGGGAGTCAATTTTTCGGAAGTATGGGGAGATTCCCTCCCTGCGGCGATTTTGACTCAACGACCCGATGCGATCGGTCGCGGGTTCTATGCTACGGGTACCTCGATGGTATTGCATCCCCGCAACCCGTTTGTACCCACCGTCCATCTCAACTATCGCTATTTCGAAGCCGGTCCCATTTGGTGGTTTGGTGGCGGTATCGATCTCACCCCCTACTATCCCTATGGGGAAGATGCCGTTCACTTCCACCGCACGATCGAACAAGCCTGCGATGCCCACAATCCCCACTACTACCCGGTATTCAAACGGTGGTGCGATGAATATTTCTATTTGAAGCACCGTCAGGAGGCGCGAGGCATTGGCGGGATTTTCTTCGATTACCAGGGCGATCGCAGCCCTCTGTATGCGGGGCCAAATCCCGATGGTTTAGCTGCAACTGCTAGCGATCGCATCGGTCCCGCGTCTAGAAGTTGGGAGGAGATCTTCGCGTTCGTGCAGAGTTGCGGTAATTCCTTTTTGCCTGCCTACCTCCCGATTGCCGAGCGTCGACAACAGATGGAGTATGGCGATCGCCAGCGTGACTTCCAACTGTACCGCAGAGGTCGCTATGTAGAATTCAACCTTTTGTACGACCGAGGCACGATCTTTGGCTTGCAAACCAATGGCCGCACCGAATCCATCCTCATGTCACTGCCTCCCCTGACTCGATGGGAGTACAACTATCAACCGGAACCGGGAACTCCAGAAGCAGAACTGTACGAGACATTCTTGAAGCCCCAAGACTGGGCGAATTGGCCTCTAGTAGACGCCGAACAAACTATAGCAGTCTAA
- the ctaD gene encoding cytochrome c oxidase subunit I has protein sequence MAQASIPLQSPSTRPEGQHHPPRQWKWYDYFTFNIDHKVIGIQYIVTGFIFYLIGGLMAMVMRAELYTADSDLLDPSLYNALLTNHGTIMIFMWIVPAAIGGFGNYLVPLMIGARDMAFPRLNALAFWLVPPSGALLLGSFLFGGAQAGWTSYPPLSTITATTAQSMWILSVTLAGTSSIFGAVNFIITIFKLRVPSLKWDQLPLFCWAILATSILALASTPVLAIGLTLLLFDINFGTSFFKPDAGGNIVMYQHLFWFYSHPAVYLMILPIFGIMSEVISPHSRKPIFGYKAIAYSSLAICAVGLFVWVHHMFTSGTPPWMRIFFTISTLIVSVPTGVKIFSWVATLWGGKIRLNSPMLFALGLLSMFVIGGLSGVTLGTAPIDIHVHDTYYVVAHFHYVLFGGSVFGLYAGLYHWFPKMTGRMYNETWGRVHFVLTLIGTNLTFLPMHYLGLQGMPRRVAMYDPQFESLNHLCTFGSILLGFSVFPFFINMIWSWMYGPEASGNPWQALTLEWTTNSPPLVENWEELPVVEYGPYEYGQGIEPPDLPHLEPEPVASA, from the coding sequence ATGGCACAAGCATCCATACCCTTACAGTCCCCTTCCACCCGGCCTGAGGGACAGCACCATCCCCCCCGCCAGTGGAAGTGGTACGACTACTTCACCTTCAATATCGATCACAAAGTTATTGGCATTCAGTACATCGTCACGGGGTTTATCTTCTATCTGATTGGCGGGTTGATGGCGATGGTGATGCGGGCGGAACTCTATACCGCCGATTCCGATTTACTCGATCCCAGTCTCTATAACGCGCTACTGACCAACCACGGCACGATCATGATCTTCATGTGGATCGTGCCTGCTGCCATTGGCGGCTTTGGCAATTACCTCGTTCCCCTCATGATTGGGGCGCGAGATATGGCTTTCCCCCGCTTAAATGCGTTGGCCTTTTGGCTGGTACCGCCTTCGGGAGCACTGCTGTTGGGCAGCTTCCTCTTTGGCGGCGCTCAGGCAGGCTGGACCTCCTATCCCCCCCTCAGCACGATTACGGCGACCACCGCTCAATCCATGTGGATTTTGAGCGTAACGCTGGCGGGAACGTCCTCAATTTTTGGGGCGGTGAACTTTATCATCACCATCTTCAAGTTGCGGGTACCCAGTCTCAAGTGGGACCAGTTACCCCTGTTCTGCTGGGCGATTTTAGCCACCTCGATCTTAGCCTTGGCCTCTACCCCTGTCTTGGCGATCGGCCTTACCTTGCTGCTGTTCGATATTAATTTCGGGACATCATTTTTTAAGCCAGATGCGGGCGGCAATATTGTGATGTACCAGCACCTGTTCTGGTTCTATTCCCACCCCGCCGTTTATCTGATGATCTTGCCAATTTTCGGCATTATGTCAGAAGTAATCTCCCCCCATTCCCGCAAGCCCATCTTTGGCTATAAGGCGATCGCCTATTCCAGTTTGGCCATTTGTGCCGTGGGCCTGTTTGTCTGGGTTCACCACATGTTCACCAGCGGTACCCCCCCCTGGATGCGGATTTTCTTCACCATCTCCACCCTGATTGTGTCGGTGCCGACGGGGGTCAAAATCTTCAGTTGGGTGGCCACGTTGTGGGGGGGCAAGATTCGTCTCAATAGTCCCATGCTATTTGCTCTAGGGCTGCTCTCTATGTTTGTGATTGGCGGTCTCAGCGGTGTGACCCTCGGGACTGCCCCCATCGATATCCACGTTCACGACACCTATTACGTGGTAGCCCACTTCCATTACGTCCTGTTTGGGGGATCGGTCTTCGGTCTGTATGCGGGGCTATACCACTGGTTCCCCAAGATGACGGGCCGCATGTACAACGAGACTTGGGGACGAGTTCACTTCGTCCTCACCTTGATTGGCACCAATCTCACCTTTCTGCCAATGCACTATCTCGGCCTACAGGGGATGCCCCGCCGCGTGGCCATGTACGATCCCCAGTTCGAATCCCTCAACCACCTCTGCACTTTCGGTTCCATCCTGCTCGGGTTCTCGGTGTTTCCCTTCTTCATCAACATGATTTGGAGTTGGATGTACGGTCCTGAAGCCAGCGGCAATCCCTGGCAAGCGCTGACCTTGGAATGGACCACCAACTCGCCCCCCCTCGTGGAGAATTGGGAAGAATTACCCGTGGTGGAATACGGTCCTTACGAATACGGCCAAGGGATCGAGCCACCCGATTTACCCCATCTAGAACCCGAGCCCGTTGCCTCAGCCTAA
- the hemJ gene encoding protoporphyrinogen oxidase HemJ has translation MAYLWLKVFHIVGVVVWFSGLFYLVRLFIYDVEASGRPEPAKSLLKSQYRVMEKRLLNIIATPGMIVTLVMAMGLLASDRTLIHQQWLQLKLGLVLLLILYHFYCRKIFRNLSSETCGWTGQQLRLLNELPTVLLIAVVSLAIFKDGLPIYSAALGLIGLVLLMILAIYFYAKKRRISQEVLIVEAN, from the coding sequence ATGGCTTATTTATGGCTTAAAGTATTTCACATTGTGGGTGTTGTCGTTTGGTTCTCGGGCTTATTCTACCTGGTTCGACTCTTTATCTATGACGTAGAAGCAAGCGGGCGACCGGAACCTGCGAAGTCCTTGCTAAAATCTCAGTATCGCGTAATGGAAAAGCGCCTATTGAATATCATTGCGACTCCTGGAATGATTGTGACGCTTGTGATGGCAATGGGCTTGCTGGCGAGCGATCGCACTCTCATACATCAACAATGGTTGCAACTAAAGCTCGGACTCGTTTTGTTGTTAATCCTCTATCATTTTTACTGTAGAAAGATTTTTAGAAATTTATCTTCCGAAACGTGTGGTTGGACTGGTCAGCAGCTCCGTTTATTAAATGAGCTGCCTACCGTCTTGTTGATTGCTGTGGTATCGTTAGCGATCTTCAAGGATGGCTTGCCTATTTATAGTGCTGCCCTAGGACTAATTGGATTAGTGCTCCTGATGATACTAGCCATCTATTTCTATGCAAAGAAACGCCGGATCTCTCAAGAGGTTCTAATCGTTGAAGCGAATTAA
- a CDS encoding heme-copper oxidase subunit III: protein MQGSTVESSDSVSIAGVAGAPIDSAVAAHPDYRVLGLLTFLASESLMFGGLFATYIVFMLTKTTWPPEGTEVELFLPTINTIILVSSSFVIHYGTKAVKENDIKGLRLWFAATAAMGAVFLGGQIYEYVNLGYGLSTNLFANCFYVMTGFHGLHVFVGILLILGTIWRSRRPGHYSADHHVGVEMAEIYWHFVDIIWIILFTLIYILTTI from the coding sequence ATGCAAGGATCTACTGTCGAGTCTTCTGACTCTGTCTCGATTGCTGGAGTTGCCGGTGCTCCTATCGATAGCGCTGTCGCAGCGCACCCCGACTATCGCGTCTTGGGACTGCTCACCTTTTTAGCTTCGGAATCGCTGATGTTTGGGGGCTTGTTTGCCACCTACATCGTCTTTATGCTGACCAAAACCACTTGGCCCCCCGAAGGGACCGAGGTGGAACTGTTTTTGCCCACCATCAACACCATCATTCTGGTGTCGAGCAGCTTTGTGATTCATTACGGCACTAAGGCGGTCAAAGAGAACGACATCAAGGGATTGCGCCTCTGGTTTGCGGCCACTGCAGCGATGGGGGCGGTGTTCTTGGGCGGTCAAATCTACGAGTATGTCAACTTGGGCTATGGCTTGAGTACAAACCTATTCGCCAATTGTTTTTACGTGATGACAGGCTTTCACGGCTTGCACGTGTTCGTGGGCATTTTGCTCATTCTCGGGACGATCTGGCGATCGCGTCGTCCCGGACACTACTCCGCAGACCATCACGTCGGCGTCGAAATGGCCGAGATCTACTGGCACTTCGTCGATATCATCTGGATTATTCTGTTTACCCTGATTTATATCTTGACGACGATCTAA
- a CDS encoding FAD-dependent oxidoreductase, protein MGRQNSIYPVITPYITIFTHGRFDVTAEMRKKLRSYGYRLIETPIKQFLGENHQMTGVELIDGSIVELETGLISFGSRYHNTYLKGLHLEFNDGNLVTDKMGRTSHPRIFAVGD, encoded by the coding sequence GTGGGACGTCAAAACAGCATCTATCCTGTGATTACGCCCTACATTACGATCTTTACCCACGGTCGTTTTGATGTGACTGCAGAGATGCGGAAGAAGCTGCGATCGTACGGATATCGACTGATTGAAACCCCTATCAAGCAATTTCTCGGTGAAAATCATCAGATGACAGGGGTTGAGTTAATCGATGGCTCGATCGTTGAGTTAGAGACAGGGTTGATATCGTTTGGATCGCGCTATCACAATACTTATCTGAAAGGACTACATCTGGAATTCAATGATGGAAATCTCGTAACAGACAAAATGGGACGAACCTCTCACCCAAGAATTTTTGCTGTTGGGGATTAA
- a CDS encoding heme oxygenase (biliverdin-producing) yields MSGNLAAQLRQGTAESHTMAENTAFMKCFLKGIVEQGPFQKLLADLYFLYSALEEEMQSYSQHAVVGPIYFPELNRQAKLEEDLKFYYGEQWRDRIRSSDAGKQYVSRIRWVAATHPALLVAHAYVRYLGDLSGGQSLKNIVRSAMELPADRGTGFYEFDAFPTPEARCAFKGKYRDALNSLALDETLAEKIVEEANFAFQLNCNVMHALESDVKAAIGEHTFELLTKQDRKGSTERQPSDRTSELAAVE; encoded by the coding sequence ATGTCTGGAAACTTAGCTGCACAACTCAGACAGGGCACAGCCGAGTCTCATACTATGGCAGAAAACACCGCCTTTATGAAGTGTTTTCTCAAAGGAATTGTAGAGCAAGGGCCTTTTCAAAAGTTGCTTGCAGATTTGTACTTCCTCTACTCCGCATTAGAAGAGGAAATGCAGAGTTACAGCCAACATGCAGTTGTCGGCCCCATTTACTTCCCAGAGCTCAATCGTCAGGCCAAGTTGGAGGAAGACCTTAAATTTTATTACGGCGAGCAGTGGCGCGATCGCATTCGGTCCTCCGATGCAGGCAAACAATATGTGTCGAGAATCCGTTGGGTGGCAGCTACCCATCCAGCGTTGTTAGTGGCTCATGCCTATGTCCGCTATCTCGGAGATTTATCGGGAGGGCAGAGTCTAAAAAACATCGTGCGATCGGCGATGGAGTTACCAGCCGATCGTGGTACTGGATTCTACGAGTTCGATGCCTTTCCTACCCCAGAGGCTAGATGCGCTTTTAAAGGTAAATATCGCGACGCGCTAAATTCATTAGCTCTGGATGAAACCCTAGCCGAGAAAATTGTGGAAGAGGCGAACTTTGCATTCCAGCTCAACTGTAACGTCATGCACGCATTAGAATCTGACGTAAAAGCTGCGATTGGCGAACATACATTCGAGCTGCTAACAAAACAAGACAGAAAGGGCAGTACAGAACGGCAACCTAGCGATCGCACTTCAGAATTGGCGGCGGTAGAATAA